The DNA window CCCAGTCTTCAGGAATTTCAGCTTGGGCAGACTGGTTGTCGATCAATTTCGCAATTCACAGAAGTCCGGCGTGGCGAATTCGCTGGCCTGGGTGGTCATGCCGGATCATTTTCACTGGCTGATCGAGTTGCAACAGGGAACATTGAGTGAGCTGATGCAGAAGACCAAGTCACTGAGTGCCAAAGCCGTAAGGCAGTCTACTGGTGATAGCCACCCTCTCTGGCAGAGAGGTTTTCATGACCGGGCGCTGCGGCGTGAGGAGGATTTAGTGAAGGTGGCTCGGTATGTCGTGGCGAATCCGTTGCGGGCGGGTTTGGTGCAGAAGCTTGGCGACTATCCGTTGTGGGATGCCATTTGGGTTTGAGCTGAAACCGTGGCGCCTCGATCGCGAGCAGGCTCACTCCTACAGGGGGAAACGCATTCCAAATGTAGGAGTGAGCCTGCTCGCGATAGCGTCAGCGCGGTCTTACTGATCCGGCTCGCAGCCTTTGAGTACCAGGCGAATAATCGTCTGTGCTGCCGCTTCGTAATCTGCCTCGTCCAGCTTGTCCTTGCCGGTGACCGCAGAAATCTGCCAGTCGAAATCGGCGTAGGTCTGGGTCGCGGCCCAGATGCTGAACATCAGGTGGTTGGGATCGATCGGGGCGATCTGGCCGCGGTCGATCCAGCTCTGGATGCAGTCGATGTTGTGCTTGGCCTGGCCGTTGAGCTGTTCGACCAGGTCGGCGCTCAGGTGTGGGGCGCCGTGCATGATTTCACTGGCGAACACCTTGGAGGCGAAGGGCAGGTCGCGGGAAATGCGGATCTTCGAGCGGATGTAGCCGCTGAGCACTTCGCTCGGCACGCCGTCCGGGTTGAACGGTGTCGACGCTTGCAGAATCGGCACGATGATACTTTCCAGCACCTCGCGATAGAGGTTTTCCTTGGACTTGAAGTAGTAATAGACGTTGGGCTTGGGCAATCCCGCTTTGGCGGCGATGTCGCTGGTTTTGGTCGCAGCGAAGCCCTTGTCGGCAAACTCCTCACTGGCGGCACGCAGGATCAGTTCTTTGTTGCGCTCGCGGATTGTGCTCATAAACCCGGTGGTTCCTTGCCTGTTCTGGCGGTTGCGCATGGTAGCACCGGCCTCGCGCGGCGCTCAAGAATGCGCGGCCGGGGCGTTCGTCGCGTCAGTCTGTCGCCAGCCTGAACAAATGCTCCATCCGCCAGGCCCATCGCGGCGGCGCTGCTAGAGTCTAGGCAGCGATCAAGTGCGCGAGGCGGCGACCATGGAAAAACGCAGGCGAGGCAAATTCGTGCTGATGTTTGGCATCGGGCTGTTGCTGGCGCTTGCCTTGTGGTTTTACCTGAGCCAGGGACAACACCGCAGCAAACCACCGCCGCCCGCCGAACCGGTGGCGGCGGCGGCCGTCACCCTGCAAGACGTGCCGGTGTACATCGATGCCCTCGGTACCGTCACGCCAACCCGAAGCGTGACGGTGATTTCCCAGGTCGACGGGATTCTCGGTTCGGTCGAATTCAAAGAAGGCCAACAGGTGCACAAAGGCCAAGTCATCGCCCGCATTGATGACCGGGCGCTCAAGGCGCAAGTGGCAGTCGCCAAAGGCACGCTGATGCACGATCAGGCGCTGCTGAGTAACGCCGTGCGCGATCTGGCGCGTTATCGCGAGCTGATCAAAGTCGGCTCCACCACCCAGCAAACCGTCGATACCCAAGCCTCGCTGGTCCAACAGTTGCAAGGCACGGTCGCCGCCGATGAGGGCAGCCTGCAGAACCTTGAAGTGCAGCTGAGTTATTGCACCATCACGTCGCCGGTGGACGGTGTGGTCGGCCTGCGTCAGGTCGATCCTGGCAACTACGTGACCACTACCAGTACCACCGGCATTGCCGTGATCACTCAAATAACTCCGGCCACTGTGGTGTTCGCGGTGCCTGAAGATGACTTGGCGGCGATCAATCAAGCTATGGCCAAAGGCACCGTGACGGTGTTGGCCTATGACCGTAACAAACACAACCTGCTGGCGGCCGGCAGCTTGTTGGCGCTGGACAATCAGGTCGACACCAGCACGGGCACGATCAAGGTCAAGGCGCAGTTCGATGACGCGGGCAACGCGCTGTTCCCCAATCAATTCGTCAACGCCCGGCTCAAGGCTGACACGCTGAAGCAGATCGGCGTGGTGCCGACCCGGGCGATCCAGCATGGCAGCAAAGGCGATTTCGTCTTTGTTGTGGTCGACCCCGGCAGCAAAGTCAGCTTGCGCAACATCAAGACTGGCCCGGCCACCGGCGATGTCACGGCAGTGCTCGACAACGGCGTCAAGCAGGGTGAAAAAGTGGTCACTGAGGGGGCCGACAAGCTCGACGATGGTTCTGCGGTGAAAGTCGTCACGCAGTGAGGAGGCGCCCAGCATGAACGTTTCGCGGCCCTTCATCGAACGCCCGGTGGCCACCACGTTGCTGATGGTGGCGGTGTTGTTGCTCGGGCTGCTTGGTTATCACTTGCTGTCGGTGTCGGCGCTGCCGGAAGTCGATTACCCGACCATTCAGGTGTTCACCCAATATCCGGGCGCAAGTCCCGAGGTCATCAGTTCGTCGATCACCGCACCGCTTGAGCGTCAGCTCGGCGAGATGCCGGGCCTCAAATCGATGAATTCGACCAGTTCCGACGGTGTTTCGGTGGTCACCCTGCAATTCGATTTGTCGCTGTCGCTGGATGTCGCCGAGCAGGAAGTGCAAGCCGCGATCAACGCCGCTGGCACGTTCCTGCCGGCCAACCTGCCGTATCCGCCGGTGTACAGCAAGGTCAACCCGGCCGACGCGCCGGTGCTGACCCTGTCGCTGACCTCCGATGTGTTGCCGCTGACCAAGGTCGAAGACCTCGCCGACACGCGGCTGGCGCAGAAAATCTCGCAGATCACCGGCGTCGGTCTGGTCACCCTCAGCGGCGGCCAGCGTCCGGCAGTCCGGGTCGAGGCCAACACCTCGGCGCTGAACAGTCTCGGTTTATCCCTTGATGACTTGCGCACCTCATTGGGCACGGCCAACGTCAATCAGGCCAAGGGCAATATCGATGGTAAATATCAGGCCTATTCGATTGGCACCAACGACCAGTTGCAGTCGGCCGAGGAATACCGCGACCTGGTGATCGCCTACAAAAATGGCGCGCCGATTCGCTTGTCGCAGATTGCTACCTCCACTCAAGGGCCGGAGAACCCGCGCCAGGCCGCATGGACAAACAGCACGCCGTCGATTGTTCTCAATATCCAGCGCCAGCCCGGCGCGAATGTTATTGACGTGGTCGACCGGGTGCAGCAACTGTTGCCCAAACTGCGCGCCAGTCTGCCGGCGACACTGAAGGTCAGCGTGCTCACCGACCGCACCCAGACCATCCGCGCCTCGGTCACCGACGTGCAATACGAATTGGGTGTGGCGGTGTTGCTGGTGGTGATGGTGATTTTCCTGTTCCTGCGCAACATTCCCGCGACGATCATTCCGGCGGTGACCGTGCCGCTGACGCTGGTCGGCACCTTGGCGGTGGCCTACGCACTGGGGTTTTCGCTGAATAACCTGACGCTGATGGCGCTGACCATCGCGATCGGCTTCGTGGTCGACGACGCCATCGTCATGATCGAAAACATCACTCGTTACCTCGAAGCCGGAGACTCGCCGCTGCAAGCCGCGCTCAAAGGGTCGGAACAAATCGGCTTC is part of the Pseudomonas sp. TH06 genome and encodes:
- a CDS encoding TetR/AcrR family transcriptional regulator; its protein translation is MSTIRERNKELILRAASEEFADKGFAATKTSDIAAKAGLPKPNVYYYFKSKENLYREVLESIIVPILQASTPFNPDGVPSEVLSGYIRSKIRISRDLPFASKVFASEIMHGAPHLSADLVEQLNGQAKHNIDCIQSWIDRGQIAPIDPNHLMFSIWAATQTYADFDWQISAVTGKDKLDEADYEAAAQTIIRLVLKGCEPDQ
- a CDS encoding transposase is translated as MPDSPAAHRLRFGRYAEAGRIYLLTTNTYQRRPVFRNFSLGRLVVDQFRNSQKSGVANSLAWVVMPDHFHWLIELQQGTLSELMQKTKSLSAKAVRQSTGDSHPLWQRGFHDRALRREEDLVKVARYVVANPLRAGLVQKLGDYPLWDAIWV
- a CDS encoding efflux RND transporter periplasmic adaptor subunit; its protein translation is MEKRRRGKFVLMFGIGLLLALALWFYLSQGQHRSKPPPPAEPVAAAAVTLQDVPVYIDALGTVTPTRSVTVISQVDGILGSVEFKEGQQVHKGQVIARIDDRALKAQVAVAKGTLMHDQALLSNAVRDLARYRELIKVGSTTQQTVDTQASLVQQLQGTVAADEGSLQNLEVQLSYCTITSPVDGVVGLRQVDPGNYVTTTSTTGIAVITQITPATVVFAVPEDDLAAINQAMAKGTVTVLAYDRNKHNLLAAGSLLALDNQVDTSTGTIKVKAQFDDAGNALFPNQFVNARLKADTLKQIGVVPTRAIQHGSKGDFVFVVVDPGSKVSLRNIKTGPATGDVTAVLDNGVKQGEKVVTEGADKLDDGSAVKVVTQ